Proteins from one Pseudarthrobacter sp. BIM B-2242 genomic window:
- the ligA gene encoding NAD-dependent DNA ligase LigA, with the protein MTEPDAVPSGSVREEYENLVDLVRKYRFAYYQEDEPLVSDAEFDALFRRLEEIEALHPELVANDSPTQEVGGEVSAAFAAVEHLQRMYSLEDVFSLEELEAWITKAEAGIAKLGDNGRPAWLTELKIDGLAVNLLYRDGKLVRAATRGDGTTGEDITHNVLTIKEIPQELTGSGFPPEMEVRGEVFIPSKAFAEFNEALIEAGKAPLANPRNAAAGSLRQKDPAETAKRPLRMFVHGIGARDGLETVSQSETYALLEKWGLPVSPYFEVLGSLDEVLAFIKRYGDKRHSLMHEIDGIVVKVDDLATQRALGYTTRVPRWAVAYKYPPEEVHTKLLDIDVNVGRTGRVTPFGVMEPVKVAGSTVAMATLHNQDVVKAKGVKIGDIVVLRKAGDVIPEIVGPVLALRDQQQPPVRDFVMPTECPSCGTPLAPGKEGDVDIRCPNARSCPAQLRERVFHLAGRGGFDIEALGWEAAIALTQPAEPEVPPLVSEAALFDLKPEDLADVRIRREKRSKGVATGEFELVPYFYSKGTAKSPSKPTATTEKLFKELEKAKTQPLWRVLVALSIRHVGPRASRALATAFGSMEGIRNASEEDLAHVDGVGPTIAAALKEWFAEDWHLEIIDRWAAAGVRMKDERDESTPRTLEGLTIVVTGSLPDFSRDEAKEAILIRGGKAAGSVSKNTSYVVAGENAGTKLDKAEQLGIPVLDEDGFRELLANGPAAASDAAGASDDESENALESQAAAESEEVTE; encoded by the coding sequence CTGACAGAACCGGACGCCGTCCCTTCCGGGTCTGTCCGCGAAGAGTATGAGAACCTCGTGGACCTCGTCAGGAAATACCGTTTCGCGTACTACCAGGAGGACGAACCCCTGGTATCCGACGCCGAGTTTGACGCACTGTTCCGGCGCCTGGAGGAGATTGAAGCGCTGCACCCGGAACTCGTTGCGAATGACTCGCCCACGCAGGAAGTGGGCGGCGAAGTCTCAGCCGCGTTCGCCGCCGTCGAACATCTGCAGCGGATGTACAGCCTCGAGGATGTCTTCTCCCTGGAGGAGCTCGAAGCCTGGATTACCAAAGCCGAGGCCGGCATCGCCAAACTCGGGGACAACGGCAGGCCCGCCTGGCTGACTGAACTCAAGATCGACGGCCTCGCCGTCAACCTGCTCTACCGCGACGGGAAACTCGTTCGGGCGGCAACCCGCGGTGACGGAACCACCGGCGAAGACATCACGCACAACGTGCTGACCATCAAGGAAATTCCGCAGGAACTCACCGGCAGCGGCTTCCCGCCGGAGATGGAAGTCCGGGGCGAGGTCTTCATCCCGTCCAAGGCCTTTGCAGAGTTCAATGAAGCGCTGATCGAGGCCGGCAAGGCACCACTGGCCAACCCGAGGAACGCAGCAGCCGGTTCCCTCCGGCAAAAAGACCCCGCGGAGACGGCCAAGCGACCCCTGCGGATGTTTGTCCACGGCATCGGCGCGCGTGACGGCCTGGAGACGGTCAGCCAGTCCGAGACGTATGCCTTACTGGAGAAGTGGGGACTGCCCGTCAGCCCGTATTTCGAGGTCCTCGGGAGCCTGGACGAGGTGCTGGCCTTCATCAAGCGCTACGGCGACAAACGGCACAGCCTGATGCACGAGATCGATGGCATTGTGGTGAAGGTCGATGACCTCGCCACCCAGCGCGCCCTCGGTTACACCACACGTGTGCCCCGGTGGGCTGTGGCGTACAAGTACCCGCCCGAAGAAGTCCACACCAAACTGCTGGACATCGACGTCAACGTGGGCCGCACCGGACGCGTGACCCCGTTCGGGGTGATGGAGCCCGTAAAAGTCGCCGGATCCACGGTGGCGATGGCCACGCTGCACAACCAGGACGTTGTGAAGGCCAAGGGCGTGAAGATCGGCGACATTGTTGTGCTGCGCAAGGCCGGCGATGTGATCCCGGAGATTGTCGGCCCCGTGCTGGCCCTCCGCGACCAGCAGCAACCGCCGGTCAGGGACTTCGTGATGCCCACCGAATGCCCCTCGTGCGGAACGCCCCTTGCCCCCGGCAAGGAAGGCGACGTGGATATCCGCTGCCCCAACGCCAGGTCCTGCCCGGCCCAGCTCCGGGAACGGGTCTTCCACCTGGCCGGCCGCGGCGGGTTCGACATCGAGGCGCTCGGCTGGGAAGCGGCCATCGCGCTGACCCAGCCTGCCGAGCCTGAGGTTCCGCCGCTCGTGTCCGAGGCGGCATTGTTTGACCTTAAGCCTGAAGACCTGGCCGATGTCCGGATCCGGCGCGAGAAGCGCTCCAAGGGCGTTGCCACGGGCGAGTTTGAGTTGGTCCCGTACTTCTACAGCAAGGGCACGGCCAAGTCCCCGTCGAAACCCACCGCCACCACGGAGAAACTGTTCAAGGAGCTTGAAAAAGCCAAAACCCAGCCACTGTGGCGGGTCCTCGTGGCATTGTCGATCCGGCACGTGGGTCCCCGGGCATCGCGGGCCCTGGCCACGGCTTTTGGCAGCATGGAGGGCATCCGGAATGCTTCGGAGGAAGACCTCGCCCATGTGGATGGCGTCGGACCCACCATCGCTGCGGCGCTCAAGGAGTGGTTCGCCGAGGACTGGCACCTGGAAATCATCGACCGCTGGGCTGCGGCCGGCGTCCGGATGAAGGATGAACGTGATGAGTCCACGCCACGGACTTTGGAAGGGCTGACCATCGTGGTTACCGGTTCCCTTCCTGACTTCAGCCGCGACGAGGCGAAGGAAGCCATCCTCATCCGGGGAGGCAAGGCGGCGGGCTCAGTCTCCAAAAACACCAGCTATGTGGTGGCCGGCGAGAATGCAGGCACCAAACTCGACAAAGCCGAGCAGCTGGGCATTCCTGTGCTGGACGAAGACGGCTTCCGCGAGCTGCTGGCAAACGGCCCGGCGGCGGCGTCGGACGCTGCCGGCGCCTCCGATGATGAATCCGAAAACGCCCTTGAATCCCAGGCAGCTGCCGAATCAGAAGAGGTAACAGAATGA
- a CDS encoding WXG100 family type VII secretion target: MAIWGADVEQLRTLGTKLQAGASEIEQQRTNLSRLLDSTTWEGPDAKHFRSEWSGTHTSALNQVIQALKDAGTKATKNANEQDQASR; the protein is encoded by the coding sequence ATGGCTATTTGGGGCGCAGATGTAGAGCAGCTCAGGACTCTTGGCACGAAGCTGCAGGCCGGTGCTTCGGAGATCGAGCAGCAGCGGACCAACCTGTCCCGCCTGCTGGACAGCACCACCTGGGAAGGCCCGGACGCGAAGCACTTCCGCAGCGAATGGTCCGGCACGCACACCAGTGCACTGAACCAGGTCATCCAGGCGCTGAAGGATGCCGGCACCAAGGCAACCAAGAACGCCAACGAGCAGGACCAGGCTTCACGCTAA
- a CDS encoding inositol monophosphatase family protein, with amino-acid sequence MNQPNLIAELLAVARQAAAAGAAVLAERNGEALDVSNKGDAGDWVTAFDVAAENAVREAITAARPQDTITGEEHGTTRPDDPSGYRWSIDPLDGTTNFIRNIVYYATSVAVADSDGAWLAGVVNAPALGRVYYAARGQGAWLEEGGRLTRLQGPVAGRTGQILATGFSYDPAVRIEQAALLGELMDGFADVRRLGSAALDLCLVADGTHDAFGERGLNEHDYSAGALIAEEAGCWVRRPRLDSPLDGGPTDADRLAAWTCAGTLELAGKFPL; translated from the coding sequence ATGAACCAACCGAACCTTATAGCGGAGTTGCTTGCGGTGGCCCGCCAGGCGGCAGCTGCCGGCGCAGCAGTACTGGCAGAACGCAATGGCGAGGCCCTGGACGTCAGCAACAAGGGCGACGCCGGTGACTGGGTCACAGCCTTTGACGTCGCCGCCGAAAATGCGGTGCGGGAAGCCATCACCGCCGCCCGGCCGCAGGACACCATTACCGGCGAGGAACACGGGACCACGCGGCCCGACGATCCCAGTGGCTACCGCTGGTCAATCGACCCGCTGGATGGGACCACCAACTTCATCCGGAACATTGTCTACTACGCCACCTCCGTGGCAGTGGCGGATTCCGACGGCGCCTGGCTGGCCGGCGTCGTGAACGCACCCGCGCTGGGCCGCGTCTACTACGCCGCCCGCGGCCAGGGCGCGTGGCTGGAAGAGGGCGGACGGCTGACGCGGCTCCAGGGTCCGGTGGCGGGACGCACCGGCCAGATCCTGGCCACGGGCTTCAGCTACGATCCCGCGGTGCGCATCGAACAGGCCGCGCTGCTGGGGGAGCTCATGGACGGGTTTGCGGACGTCAGGCGGCTGGGTTCAGCAGCGCTGGACCTGTGCCTGGTGGCTGACGGAACGCACGACGCTTTTGGCGAACGAGGGCTCAACGAACACGACTACTCGGCCGGGGCACTCATCGCGGAGGAAGCGGGCTGCTGGGTTCGTCGTCCGCGGCTGGACAGCCCCCTCGACGGCGGTCCCACCGATGCGGACCGGTTGGCGGCATGGACCTGTGCCGGGACACTGGAGCTCGCGGGCAAGTTTCCGCTCTGA
- a CDS encoding GNAT family N-acetyltransferase, with product MQSQITIRPAVEADFSAIARITVDSYLAAGHFDNADHPYMQQIQEVAARAAKATIWVAERAGHVVGSVTLALAGEPYADIALDDELEFRMLVVDPAVQRSGAGQAMVEAIIEHARSLDGIRGVALTTGRTWESAHGLYRKTGFRRAPERDWLIPGTDIKLLVYRLDV from the coding sequence GTGCAATCGCAAATAACCATCCGACCGGCCGTTGAGGCAGACTTTTCCGCCATCGCCAGGATAACTGTCGATTCCTACCTCGCAGCGGGTCACTTCGACAACGCAGACCATCCCTACATGCAGCAGATCCAGGAGGTGGCCGCGCGGGCGGCCAAGGCCACGATTTGGGTGGCCGAGCGAGCGGGGCACGTGGTGGGCTCCGTGACGCTGGCGCTGGCCGGGGAACCTTACGCCGACATCGCGCTTGACGACGAGCTGGAGTTCCGGATGCTCGTGGTGGACCCCGCCGTGCAGCGCAGCGGGGCAGGCCAGGCGATGGTGGAGGCCATCATCGAGCACGCCAGGTCCCTCGACGGGATCAGGGGAGTCGCACTGACCACCGGCCGGACGTGGGAGAGCGCCCATGGCCTGTACCGGAAAACGGGCTTCCGGCGCGCCCCGGAGCGGGACTGGCTGATCCCGGGCACCGACATAAAGCTGCTGGTTTATCGGCTCGACGTGTAG
- a CDS encoding FtsK/SpoIIIE domain-containing protein: MRIRLTLRRDPAETKDLAVTVDGLATVADIATQLWVADPDRKGSPAPENLSLRIDEAFVGGGIRGNVLTRTDNLLESGLRPGSVVSLAEVSEHFNAPGANRGPAAATLRILSGPDVGQEFSLPSGTSYIGRDRDVDIRLSDPLTSKRHARITVGESVEIVDTNSANGLLMDGLPVTRATLNSSDTVTLGETTVTVVPLGHNHAAAPTSPLVDFNRSPRVVPRFDAPKRVPPAGPKRPDHQAFPYIMLMAPLLMGAIMFAVTRNMLSVIFMMMMPLFIVGHYVDHKMQSRRQQKEQLKRLRESMAAFREDITELQHVERAVRLQEAPSVSDTVDSIYKLGPLLWTHRPEHLGFLGLRFGLGTSPSRIMFEEPNNNETEAEYMREIQDCLKQFRDIEGVPVVSQLRTSGAFGVAGARGLVDDVARGMVLQFVGLHSPAEAVVTAITSAQSRQRWEWLQWLPHVGSGHSPLAGDHLAAGSASGSTLLARLEDLLDAREAAAKRAAPQHRGSIDPAKHEVPAPVLPAVLVIVEDDAPVDRGRLTRLAERGPDSGVHVMWVATDIQALPAACRDFMVVDGENGTTTGQVRLGRHTYPVSCESLDADLAAQLARMLTPVVDVGKPVTDDSDLPRAVSYATLIGKDFLDNPKAVAERWEENNSVHASAVPNRKDNGTLRALVGSKGIEPLYLDLKNEGPHALVGGTTGAGKSEFLQSWVMGMAAAYSPDRVSFLFVDYKGGAAFADCLNLPHTVGLVTDLSQHLVRRALTSLRAELHYREHLLNRKKAKDLLALQREADPEAPPYLIIIVDEFAALATEVPEFVDGVVDVAARGRSLGLHLILATQRPAGVIKDSLRANTNLRVALRMADEDDATDILGVPDAAYFDPSIPGRGAAKTGPGRIQGFQTGYAGGWTTEKPQRPQIDIVEMAFGSGPSWEAPAPEKPVREAPAGPNDIARMTTNIVRAAESLAISPPRKPWLDELATTYDFSKLPNPRTDERLLLGVADDPTRQEQPTVFYEPDKDGNMAIFGTGGSGKSAALRGIAIAAAVTPRGGPVHIYGIDCGSSGLKMLDELPHVGEIIDGDDVERVGRLLRLLRDIADERSARFADVRASTIVEYRTLANRPDEKRIFVLLDGMSAFRETYEYSRLSVLWDIFLQLATDGRPLGIHLVITGDRPNSVPASLLASIQRRLVLRLSSEDDYMSMDVPKDVLSATSPPGRGLLDGLEVQLAVLGGNSNLALQAREVHKLSQAMLRQGLDQAPKIQRLPEQVDLDLLPAGGPDLPVIGVDDETLQPAEIMAQGPLLLAGPPGAGRTVALVSLAYALRRSNPDTELIYIGSRRSAVASLPLWNRSVVGADDLSEVVEDLVEHSSGNPGKVAIFIEGLTEFTDTVAESGVSQLVTASIKADQWVVGESETSTWSSAWSLSQPFKSGRRGLLMNPGDIEGDSLLSTPLGRVSPEFIPGRGYIVGRGKARKLQIALPPENRD, encoded by the coding sequence ATGAGGATCCGGCTGACACTCCGCCGGGATCCGGCGGAAACCAAGGACCTGGCCGTAACGGTTGACGGCCTTGCCACCGTGGCGGACATCGCCACCCAGCTGTGGGTGGCCGATCCTGACAGGAAGGGCTCGCCGGCTCCGGAGAACCTTTCCTTGCGCATCGATGAGGCATTTGTGGGCGGCGGAATCCGCGGCAATGTCCTGACCCGCACGGACAACCTGCTGGAGTCCGGGCTGCGTCCGGGGTCCGTGGTTTCGCTGGCCGAGGTCAGCGAACACTTCAATGCCCCCGGCGCCAACCGCGGTCCCGCTGCCGCCACCCTGCGCATTCTGTCAGGGCCCGACGTCGGACAGGAATTTTCGCTGCCCTCCGGCACCAGCTACATCGGCCGGGACCGGGACGTGGACATCCGGCTGTCGGACCCCCTGACCTCCAAACGCCACGCCCGCATCACGGTGGGCGAGAGTGTGGAGATCGTCGACACCAACTCGGCCAACGGCCTCCTGATGGACGGCCTGCCCGTCACCCGGGCCACCCTGAACTCCTCGGACACCGTTACCCTGGGGGAGACCACCGTGACGGTGGTGCCGCTGGGACATAACCATGCGGCAGCACCGACGTCGCCCCTTGTCGATTTCAACCGCTCCCCGCGGGTTGTTCCCCGCTTTGATGCGCCCAAGCGCGTGCCCCCTGCCGGGCCCAAGCGGCCGGACCACCAGGCATTCCCGTACATCATGCTGATGGCGCCGCTCCTGATGGGCGCCATCATGTTCGCGGTCACCCGGAACATGCTCTCCGTCATCTTTATGATGATGATGCCGCTGTTCATCGTGGGCCACTATGTGGACCACAAAATGCAGTCCCGGCGCCAGCAGAAGGAACAGCTTAAACGGTTGCGGGAGTCCATGGCCGCCTTCCGGGAGGACATCACCGAACTCCAGCATGTGGAACGTGCAGTCCGCCTGCAGGAAGCGCCGTCCGTCAGCGACACCGTGGATTCCATCTATAAGCTCGGCCCGCTGCTGTGGACCCACCGCCCCGAGCACCTCGGCTTCCTGGGCCTGCGGTTCGGGCTCGGCACCAGTCCGTCCCGCATCATGTTCGAGGAACCCAACAACAACGAGACCGAAGCTGAATACATGCGCGAGATCCAGGACTGCCTCAAGCAGTTCCGGGACATCGAGGGTGTGCCTGTGGTTTCGCAGCTGCGGACGTCGGGCGCTTTCGGTGTGGCCGGAGCACGTGGCCTCGTGGATGACGTTGCCCGCGGCATGGTGCTGCAGTTCGTCGGGCTCCACTCGCCGGCGGAAGCGGTGGTCACAGCCATCACCTCGGCGCAGTCCAGGCAACGCTGGGAGTGGCTGCAGTGGCTGCCCCACGTCGGCTCGGGCCACAGCCCCCTCGCGGGCGACCACCTCGCCGCGGGTTCTGCCAGTGGCTCCACCCTCCTGGCCCGGCTTGAAGACCTGCTCGATGCCCGGGAGGCTGCGGCCAAGCGTGCCGCGCCGCAGCACAGGGGCTCCATCGACCCGGCCAAGCACGAGGTGCCCGCTCCGGTGCTGCCGGCCGTCCTGGTCATTGTGGAGGACGACGCCCCGGTGGACCGCGGCAGGCTGACCCGGCTCGCCGAACGCGGGCCGGACTCCGGGGTCCATGTCATGTGGGTTGCCACCGATATCCAGGCCCTCCCGGCCGCCTGCCGCGACTTCATGGTGGTGGACGGCGAAAACGGCACCACCACGGGTCAGGTCCGTTTGGGCCGGCACACCTATCCCGTCAGCTGCGAAAGCCTCGACGCCGACCTGGCCGCCCAGCTGGCCAGGATGCTCACCCCGGTGGTGGACGTGGGCAAGCCGGTCACGGATGATTCGGACCTGCCGCGCGCGGTTTCCTACGCCACCCTGATTGGCAAGGACTTCCTGGACAATCCGAAGGCCGTCGCGGAGCGCTGGGAAGAGAACAATTCCGTCCATGCCTCCGCAGTGCCGAACCGCAAGGACAACGGAACCCTCCGGGCGCTGGTGGGTTCGAAGGGCATCGAGCCTCTGTACCTTGACCTGAAGAACGAGGGTCCGCACGCGCTGGTGGGCGGTACCACCGGCGCCGGCAAATCCGAGTTCCTGCAGTCCTGGGTCATGGGAATGGCCGCGGCCTACAGCCCGGACAGGGTCAGCTTCCTGTTTGTGGACTACAAGGGCGGCGCCGCGTTCGCTGACTGCCTCAACCTTCCCCACACCGTTGGCCTGGTCACCGACCTTTCCCAGCACCTGGTCCGCCGCGCGCTGACGTCCCTCCGGGCGGAACTGCACTACCGGGAGCACCTGCTGAACCGGAAGAAGGCCAAGGACCTCCTGGCACTCCAGCGCGAAGCCGACCCCGAAGCCCCGCCGTACCTGATCATCATTGTTGACGAGTTCGCTGCGCTGGCCACCGAAGTGCCCGAATTCGTGGACGGGGTGGTGGACGTCGCCGCCCGCGGCCGGTCCCTTGGCCTGCACCTGATCCTGGCCACCCAGCGTCCGGCAGGCGTCATCAAGGACAGCCTGCGCGCCAACACCAACCTCCGGGTGGCGCTCCGCATGGCCGATGAAGACGACGCCACCGACATCCTGGGCGTCCCGGACGCCGCGTATTTCGATCCGTCCATTCCGGGCCGCGGTGCGGCCAAGACCGGCCCTGGCCGCATCCAGGGTTTCCAGACCGGCTACGCCGGCGGCTGGACCACGGAAAAGCCCCAGCGCCCGCAGATCGACATCGTGGAAATGGCGTTCGGATCCGGGCCAAGCTGGGAAGCACCCGCTCCCGAAAAGCCGGTCAGGGAAGCACCTGCCGGTCCCAACGACATTGCCAGAATGACCACCAACATCGTCCGGGCAGCCGAATCACTGGCCATCAGTCCGCCGCGGAAGCCCTGGCTGGACGAGCTCGCCACTACGTACGACTTCTCCAAGCTGCCCAACCCGCGGACCGACGAGCGGCTGCTGCTGGGCGTCGCGGACGATCCCACCCGCCAGGAACAGCCCACCGTGTTCTATGAACCGGACAAAGACGGCAACATGGCTATCTTCGGCACCGGCGGCTCCGGCAAGTCCGCGGCCCTGCGCGGGATCGCGATTGCTGCCGCTGTCACGCCGCGCGGGGGTCCGGTGCACATCTACGGGATTGACTGCGGATCCTCCGGGCTGAAGATGCTCGACGAGCTTCCGCACGTCGGCGAGATCATCGACGGCGACGACGTGGAACGTGTTGGCCGGCTCCTGCGCCTGCTCCGCGACATTGCCGACGAACGGTCCGCCCGCTTCGCCGACGTCCGGGCCTCCACCATCGTTGAGTACCGCACCCTGGCGAACCGTCCCGATGAGAAGCGCATCTTTGTCCTGCTCGACGGCATGTCTGCCTTCCGCGAGACGTATGAATACAGCCGCTTGTCCGTGCTCTGGGATATCTTCCTGCAGCTGGCCACGGACGGCCGGCCCCTGGGCATCCACCTGGTCATCACCGGCGACCGGCCCAACTCGGTGCCGGCCTCCCTGCTTGCCTCCATCCAGCGGCGCCTGGTGCTGCGGCTTTCCTCCGAAGACGACTACATGTCCATGGACGTCCCCAAGGATGTCCTCAGTGCTACTTCACCGCCCGGACGCGGCCTGCTGGACGGCCTTGAAGTACAACTGGCCGTCCTGGGCGGGAACTCCAACCTGGCCCTGCAGGCCCGTGAGGTGCACAAGCTGAGCCAGGCCATGCTGCGGCAGGGACTGGACCAGGCGCCCAAGATCCAGCGGCTCCCGGAACAGGTGGACCTGGACCTGCTGCCCGCCGGCGGCCCGGACCTCCCGGTCATCGGCGTGGACGACGAAACCCTGCAGCCTGCCGAGATCATGGCCCAGGGCCCGCTCCTGCTGGCAGGGCCTCCGGGTGCCGGGCGCACCGTGGCGCTGGTCAGCCTCGCCTACGCGCTGCGCCGTTCCAATCCGGACACGGAGCTCATCTACATCGGCTCGCGCCGGTCCGCGGTGGCGTCCCTGCCGCTCTGGAACCGCTCGGTAGTAGGCGCGGACGACCTCTCCGAGGTGGTGGAAGACCTGGTGGAGCACTCCAGCGGCAACCCGGGCAAGGTGGCCATCTTCATCGAGGGCCTGACCGAGTTCACGGATACCGTGGCGGAATCCGGCGTGTCACAGCTTGTCACCGCCTCCATCAAGGCTGACCAGTGGGTTGTTGGCGAGTCCGAAACATCCACGTGGTCCTCCGCCTGGTCACTCTCCCAGCCCTTCAAATCGGGCCGCCGCGGGCTCCTGATGAACCCGGGGGACATCGAAGGAGACAGCCTGCTCAGCACGCCGCTGGGCCGGGTCAGCCCGGAGTTCATCCCGGGCCGCGGGTACATTGTGGGACGCGGCAAGGCCCGCAAACTGCAGATCGCTTTGCCGCCGGAAAACAGGGACTGA
- a CDS encoding response regulator gives MPEDFRVLIVDDDFHVAKLHAAYVDSVAGFLALAPVGTASLALQTIHSLRPDLVLLDVYLPDASGLDLLQQLDVDTIILSAASDAESLRKAFRRGALGYLLKPFTSESLSQQLRSYARYRRLLAQPGVLDQGAVERAKRALIPGDVTPSAKPRSATEAAVLESLVAGEQYSAAEVATRVGVSRATAQRYLSSLADDGAVDIQLRYGTTGRPEHRYGLPTQ, from the coding sequence ATGCCTGAGGATTTCAGGGTGCTGATCGTGGACGACGACTTCCACGTGGCCAAGCTTCACGCAGCCTATGTGGATTCGGTAGCGGGATTCCTGGCGCTGGCGCCGGTGGGTACGGCCTCGCTGGCCCTGCAGACGATCCACAGCCTGCGCCCCGACCTGGTGCTGTTGGACGTCTACCTTCCGGACGCGTCGGGGCTGGACCTGCTGCAGCAGCTGGACGTGGACACCATCATCCTCAGTGCAGCGTCCGACGCAGAGTCGCTTCGCAAAGCCTTCCGTCGCGGGGCTTTGGGGTACTTGCTGAAGCCGTTCACGTCCGAGTCGCTTTCGCAGCAGCTGCGTTCCTATGCCCGCTACCGGAGGCTGTTGGCCCAGCCCGGTGTCTTGGACCAAGGCGCAGTGGAGCGGGCCAAGCGGGCGCTGATTCCCGGGGACGTGACGCCGTCGGCCAAGCCGAGGTCCGCCACAGAGGCTGCGGTGTTGGAATCCCTGGTCGCGGGCGAGCAGTACTCGGCGGCGGAGGTGGCCACCAGGGTGGGGGTCTCCCGGGCCACGGCACAGCGGTACCTGTCCTCGCTGGCTGACGACGGCGCCGTCGACATTCAACTCCGGTACGGAACCACCGGGCGCCCCGAACACCGTTACGGTCTGCCCACCCAGTAG
- a CDS encoding ATP-binding protein: MHRPARTLPLRFSTQTLLLQLGVVLLVVLLSTAVHAWLTYDRVGREAENQALTLARAVAADASIQADVLAISEREGTPPPSELRTGPLMAAAEATRLRTGALFVVITDETGLRLAHPDPARLGEKVSTDPSEALAGQEITTRNTGTLGPSAGAKVPVYGPGTDTVVGEVSVGYSMETVGQSLERDIGPVALTAAGALLAGVLASFLLRRRLQRLTLGLEPEEISTLVHDQVAVLQGVDDGVIGVSADGRISVFNAAARRLLDLPDLAGTPWASAPVPGQLKALTRADAAEADAIELVAGGRVVVASARKALHRREDLGWVVMLRDRTELQQLTRQLDAVGTMSTALRAQRHEFANQLHTIAGLMSIGQHQQARDYLAGLAATGPLKFPVDQAELLQDPYLQAFVGAKGVEADERGVTLRIGPETLIRGQVTEPQDVTTVLGNLIDNAVNAAVAGSSADRWVELEVLDEPHDDGGTLHIVVADSGDGLAPGTDAEAVFAEGYTTAAQSDGLDGAGLDGAGLDGAGLDGAGLNGAGLKGAALDRGTRRSGGQGLGLALARQLARRRGGEIKVLETGTQGGPGAVFMASLPRTTASTGARNTTAEKENNA, translated from the coding sequence ATGCACCGTCCCGCTCGCACGCTGCCGCTGCGGTTCTCCACCCAGACGCTCTTGCTGCAGCTTGGAGTGGTCCTGCTGGTGGTGCTGCTGAGCACTGCTGTCCACGCCTGGCTGACATACGACAGGGTGGGCCGGGAAGCCGAAAACCAGGCACTGACCCTCGCCCGTGCTGTCGCTGCCGACGCCTCCATCCAGGCCGACGTCCTGGCCATCAGTGAACGGGAAGGCACTCCCCCGCCGTCCGAGCTCCGCACCGGACCCCTCATGGCTGCCGCCGAAGCAACGCGGCTCCGGACGGGGGCTCTTTTTGTGGTGATCACCGACGAAACCGGCCTTCGCCTGGCCCACCCCGATCCTGCGCGGCTTGGGGAAAAAGTCAGCACCGACCCGTCTGAGGCGCTCGCGGGGCAGGAAATCACCACACGGAACACCGGCACGCTCGGTCCGTCGGCCGGCGCCAAGGTGCCGGTTTACGGGCCCGGTACTGACACCGTGGTGGGTGAAGTCAGTGTGGGCTACTCCATGGAAACCGTCGGCCAGAGCCTGGAGCGTGACATCGGGCCGGTCGCCCTGACCGCTGCCGGGGCCCTGCTCGCGGGCGTCCTGGCCTCATTCCTGCTGCGGCGGCGGCTGCAGCGCCTCACGCTGGGCCTGGAGCCGGAGGAAATCAGCACCCTGGTGCACGACCAGGTGGCCGTCCTCCAGGGTGTGGACGACGGCGTCATCGGCGTCAGTGCCGACGGCAGGATCAGCGTGTTCAACGCAGCCGCGCGCCGGCTTTTGGACCTGCCGGACCTCGCCGGGACCCCCTGGGCCTCTGCTCCGGTCCCCGGCCAGCTGAAGGCCCTCACCAGGGCGGACGCCGCGGAGGCCGACGCGATTGAGCTCGTGGCGGGCGGGCGCGTTGTGGTGGCCAGCGCCCGCAAGGCACTGCACCGCCGGGAGGACCTGGGCTGGGTGGTGATGCTCCGGGACCGCACCGAGCTGCAGCAGCTGACCAGGCAGCTCGACGCTGTGGGCACCATGTCCACGGCTCTTCGGGCCCAGCGCCACGAGTTTGCCAACCAGCTGCACACGATCGCCGGCCTGATGAGCATCGGGCAGCACCAGCAGGCCCGCGACTACCTGGCCGGCCTGGCTGCCACGGGCCCGTTGAAATTTCCGGTGGACCAGGCAGAGCTCCTCCAGGATCCCTACCTTCAGGCGTTTGTGGGGGCCAAAGGGGTGGAGGCCGATGAACGCGGTGTCACGCTGCGGATCGGGCCGGAAACCCTGATCCGCGGGCAGGTCACGGAGCCGCAGGATGTGACCACTGTGCTGGGCAACCTGATCGACAACGCCGTGAATGCCGCCGTTGCCGGCTCCTCCGCGGACCGGTGGGTGGAGCTGGAGGTGCTGGACGAACCGCACGACGACGGCGGGACACTTCATATCGTCGTCGCAGACTCAGGCGACGGGCTGGCTCCCGGGACGGATGCGGAGGCTGTCTTCGCCGAGGGGTATACGACGGCGGCGCAGTCGGACGGGTTGGATGGTGCTGGTTTGGACGGTGCTGGTTTGGATGGTGCTGGTTTGGATGGTGCTGGTTTGAACGGTGCTGGTTTGAAAGGTGCTGCTCTGGACAGGGGTACCCGGCGGAGTGGCGGCCAAGGCCTGGGCCTGGCGCTAGCCCGCCAACTGGCCAGGCGCCGTGGCGGGGAGATCAAAGTTCTGGAAACGGGCACGCAAGGTGGACCCGGTGCCGTGTTTATGGCTTCCCTGCCTCGCACCACGGCCTCAACCGGTGCCCGAAACACCACAGCTGAAAAGGAGAACAATGCCTGA